AGTGATTGGGGCGGATTTGTACCCAATAGTTTTTTTTAGGACCTTACTGCCGTTCGCCCTGTGAAAAAGATGGAGAAAATTTTTATGCGAGTTTAATTGCAGGAGTAAATAATCTTTTCAAGAGAATATTTGACCGAAAGATCATCAAAGGATGTTACGATTTTATTCAACAATATTACAAGGTCCCCGGGCTCAAGCGTTCTCGAAAGTGAGGTGAATTTTACC
The genomic region above belongs to Chitinispirillum alkaliphilum and contains:
- a CDS encoding Adenylate cyclase, which codes for MLLKSILPSKIADRLKQGEVLIADKYNKSSILFCDMVKFTSLSRTLEPGDLVILLNKIVTSFDDLSVKYSLEKIIYSCN